Genomic segment of uncultured Tolumonas sp.:
TATCCCTGGGCCGCCATTAATTTGTATTCCAACAACCGCAGGCACTGCCGCAGAAATCTCGCAGTTTTGCATCATCGTCAATTCGCCAGAACGTTATAAGATGGCGATCATCAGTAAATGTATGGTCCCGGATGTAGCACTGGTTGACCCAGAAACCACATTAACGATGGATACCTATTTAACCGCTTGTACCGGGATTGATGCGTTAACTCATGCTATCGAAGCCTATGTATCTACCGCCAGTTCTCCCATTGTTGATGTCCATGCGTTAGCCGCAATTAAACTGATCTGGAATAATATCGAACAGGCAGTCTCTATGCCGCACCATTTGCCAGCCAGAGAAAATATGCTACTTGGCAGCCTGCAAGCGGGATTAGCATTTTCCAATGCCAGCTTAGGTGCAGTACATGCGTTAGCTCATGCTCTAGGTGGTTTTCTCGATCTTCCTCATGGTGAATGTAATGCGTTGTTACTAGAACATGTGGTGCGTTTCAATATATCGAAGGCAACCGATCGCTATAAACAAATTGGTGAAGCTATTGGCCTGGAAATGACCGGCATAACCGAGCGCCAACGGGCAAGGCGGATCACCGATGCTCTTAGTCATCTCCGTAGCCGTTTAGGCATCGTAAACAGTCTTGCTCAACGCGGTGTTCGCGGTGCAGATATTCCAGAATTGGCTTTTCATGCTCTCAATGACGCGTGTCTGGTTACCAATCCACGACATGCTCAGATCAATGATATAAAGGTTATTTATGGCGAAGCCATGTGACACTGGTAATGATTGGGAAACCCGTAAAGACCGCATCATTGGTTTAGGTGAACGTTCGTTTCATAAAAGTTATTACCCTCAATTAAAACAAAATTTAGATCGTCTTGAACGTTTTCATACTTTATTGGATAGCACATCAGACTTTGTGCTGTTGGTTTCGCTACCTGAAGGAACAATTACCGATGCTAACGCGGCACTCGGACGTCTTATTAATGTCCCTGTTGAACGGTTGATCGGCAGCACCTTTGAGTCATTGGGCCTTGGTGACGCAAGCCATGTATTAGCTGTTTTATGCCAAGATATGGATTCACATCAGGAGGGCGAACCGGCTACAACACATTCTGTTGTGACCGAATTTTGCCACGCTGACACATTGATCTGGATTGAGTTTTCGTACTGTCTTGCTGTTCTCGATATGAAGAGTTATGGCGTTATGGTGGGGCGGGATGTGACTGAGCGAAAGCATAACCATGAAATGCTGGCGGCTTTATTATCAGAAAAAGAAGCCATGCTCGACAATGCGTTGGTCGCCATCGCGATGGTTCGGGAGCGTATTATTGTTTCATGTAATCGTCGTTTTGAAATTATGTTTGGTTATCAACCTGGTGATGCGCTGGGTCAGTCAACTCAGATCCTCTATACCTCAAAACTCTCTTTTGATTCGTTTGGTGAAGAAGCTTATAGCGCACTGATGACTGATGAACCATTTACCCGAATTCAATTACTTGCCCGTGCCGATGGAAGCGCATTTTGGTGTGAAATGACAGGAAATGTGCTTGATCATTTACATCCGCAAAATGGCAGTGTTTGGATGATGACGGATGTAACCGAACGGAAAGAAGCGGAAGAGCGTGCCAGATATCTTTCTTATCACGATGCAATAACCGGCTTACCTAACCAGCTATTACTGCAAGACCGGTTGCAACAAGCGATGATGTTTTCTGATTTGGCTAAAACAAAGGTTGCTTTACTGGTTGCAGATCTTGATCGGTTTAAAACAATTAATGACATCCTCGGTTTCAATATAGGCAATCGCTTATTAGTGTCAGTTGGTGAGCGCTTAAATCAATTATTGCCTAGCCCTGATACGGTATGCCGGCAGGGTGGGGATGAATTCCTCATGCTTTTGACCAATCTTCCTAGTGCAGAGCTGATAAGTAATTCTGTTGCTGAGTTAATCGCTAATTTTACGGAACCATTCAAACTCGATAACCAGGAATTGACCACATCTATTTCTGTCGGTGTGGCTATTTACCCAGAAGATGGTACGGACTTTGAAACGTTATTA
This window contains:
- the ercA gene encoding alcohol dehydrogenase-like regulatory protein ErcA translates to MPIYEMRKFVAPEFIFGVNARHRVGFYARNMMARRVFVVSDPGVIAAGWVKDVIADLTEVGIESVIFQGLTSNPKDHEVMAGAEMYARERCDVIVAVGGGSVIDCAKAIGIVHTNGNHILDFEGADQIDIPGPPLICIPTTAGTAAEISQFCIIVNSPERYKMAIISKCMVPDVALVDPETTLTMDTYLTACTGIDALTHAIEAYVSTASSPIVDVHALAAIKLIWNNIEQAVSMPHHLPARENMLLGSLQAGLAFSNASLGAVHALAHALGGFLDLPHGECNALLLEHVVRFNISKATDRYKQIGEAIGLEMTGITERQRARRITDALSHLRSRLGIVNSLAQRGVRGADIPELAFHALNDACLVTNPRHAQINDIKVIYGEAM
- a CDS encoding EAL domain-containing protein, with protein sequence MAKPCDTGNDWETRKDRIIGLGERSFHKSYYPQLKQNLDRLERFHTLLDSTSDFVLLVSLPEGTITDANAALGRLINVPVERLIGSTFESLGLGDASHVLAVLCQDMDSHQEGEPATTHSVVTEFCHADTLIWIEFSYCLAVLDMKSYGVMVGRDVTERKHNHEMLAALLSEKEAMLDNALVAIAMVRERIIVSCNRRFEIMFGYQPGDALGQSTQILYTSKLSFDSFGEEAYSALMTDEPFTRIQLLARADGSAFWCEMTGNVLDHLHPQNGSVWMMTDVTERKEAEERARYLSYHDAITGLPNQLLLQDRLQQAMMFSDLAKTKVALLVADLDRFKTINDILGFNIGNRLLVSVGERLNQLLPSPDTVCRQGGDEFLMLLTNLPSAELISNSVAELIANFTEPFKLDNQELTTSISVGVAIYPEDGTDFETLLKKADMAMYRAKAAGRNTYCFFNEEMNNEAIDQITLHAGLRRALEENQFVLHYQPQIDLGSGALIGAEALIRWEHPELGMIPPGRFIPIAEETGLIIEIGDWVLHEACREAAKWREAGMFEPVVAVNLSALQFKRGNIESSVLLALQESGIEPGMLELELTESILIQDTENVLATVQRLKLMGVKLSIDDFGTGYSSLSYLKRFKVDKLKIDQSFVRDLASNVDDAAIVRAVIQMARSLGLQTIAEGVENEKVLELLRLYHCDEAQGYLISRPIPAGVFMFYLGNYLNKINTN